GCACTATTTTGGAGGAGAACCCAATCGTTGCTTCGCCTGGATGCGAGAAAGCGGCCATCAAGTGATGGCAACCGATGTCCGGCAAGGCAACGAAGGACTCGGAGCGCTGGCCGCTGATCATCTTCAAGCCATCTACCGATTCGACGATGAAGTCACCGGTTTTTTCGGGTCACGACGCAACGCAGGGCCCGGAGGAACGGGGCGATTCGGATTGAGAATCCTTGGGGAAAAGGGCGCGATCGACCTGTTAACAGGCCACTTACCGGATGCGTATTTACTGGAAGATCCCCTCTGGTCACCCGGACGGAGCAGAAAGCAATGGGTCCCCATCTCCTCGGCCGGTCCCGGTGAACCCGAACCGCTCACGGATCGAGGCTTACCCGGTGGCAATCAGCTCGCCTGCCAAGACTTGTTGTCAGCCATTGAAGAAGACCGACAACCCGAGGCCAATGTTTACGAAGCCAGAACCACGGTCGAAATGATTTCAGCAATCTTCGATTCCCATCGCCAGGGCCTGCCCGTAACTATTCCCTTGGCTTCCCGCGACAATGGACTGACGAAATTGAATACATGATTAGGAATCAAATTCCTCAGGTCGCGACCCTAGATCGACAATACTACAACCGACGATCGGCTCCAAACCCAACCGTCGAGCTTGCTCGAGCACCGCTTCGCTTTCGCTACCCGGATTGAACCACAACTCTTGACAATCGATAGCGGCAATCTGGGTCAAAAGCTGCTGGCCAATCTCGGGCGAAACATAAAGACTGATTCGATCGAGAGACTGGACAGGCAGTTCGGCCAAAGAACGATACACCGGCAAACCTTCGATCGTCCCAGCCTTCGGATTGATCGGATAGACTTCGTATCCTTGCCGTAGATGAGCTCGAACCGACTTGTTTCCATACTTCTCCCGATCAGAACTTGCGCCTACAATCGCAACCGACGGTTTGAACATCTTTGCTGCCTCCTGAGAATTTGATGACCGATACGCCCCCCAAAGCCCCGAACACAATCCCGAACGATCACCGAGCGGCTGCTCCAAAAACAATCGTCTGTGCTGTAATTACGATAAGTGATACACGCACACTCGACAATGATCGCGGTGGGCAACAACTGATGGACCATCTGGTTTTTGCCGGTCATGAGATTGCCCATCGCGAAATCGTCAAAGATGAGCCGACCTCTATCCGCCAAATCATCCTCCAACTGACTTCCAGCTCGGTAACCGTGGATGCGATTTTGATGACTGGTGGAACTGGCATCGGAAGCCGTGACCAAACCTTCGAAACCATCAGTGACTTGA
This region of Pirellulaceae bacterium genomic DNA includes:
- a CDS encoding molybdenum cofactor biosynthesis protein MoaB, with amino-acid sequence MTDTPPKAPNTIPNDHRAAAPKTIVCAVITISDTRTLDNDRGGQQLMDHLVFAGHEIAHREIVKDEPTSIRQIILQLTSSSVTVDAILMTGGTGIGSRDQTFETISDLIEKELPGYGELFRQLSYQEIGPAAMLSRAVGGLRGSTLLLTMPGSPAAVNLAMEQLILPELRHLVQQAHS
- a CDS encoding Gfo/Idh/MocA family oxidoreductase, encoding MTANYRIGVIGHSGRGNFGHGLDQVWQSLPQCEIVAVADADPTGLAKAQKRLQVDKGFADYRKMLDQERPDVVSICPRWADQHHAMVLAAAERGIHVYLEKPFCRDLVEADAIVNACEQHQIKLAIAFQTRYSPKLPVIRQLIDGGKIGPILELRGRGKEDRRGGGEDLWVLGSHIFNLMHYFGGEPNRCFAWMRESGHQVMATDVRQGNEGLGALAADHLQAIYRFDDEVTGFFGSRRNAGPGGTGRFGLRILGEKGAIDLLTGHLPDAYLLEDPLWSPGRSRKQWVPISSAGPGEPEPLTDRGLPGGNQLACQDLLSAIEEDRQPEANVYEARTTVEMISAIFDSHRQGLPVTIPLASRDNGLTKLNT
- a CDS encoding CoA-binding protein produces the protein MFKPSVAIVGASSDREKYGNKSVRAHLRQGYEVYPINPKAGTIEGLPVYRSLAELPVQSLDRISLYVSPEIGQQLLTQIAAIDCQELWFNPGSESEAVLEQARRLGLEPIVGCSIVDLGSRPEEFDS